GTGGCGAGGCTGAAAGCGCTTGCCACGGACGGATTTTGCTTGAAGCTCGCGGCAGCGGTGGATTTGGCTACGATCCGCTTTTCGAAGTCATCGAATACCACCGGAGTTTCGGCCAGCTTGGGCCGACGGTGAAAGCCGTCCTCAGCCACCGCGCTCGAGCAATCCGCCAGCTCATTCCCACGATGATGAAGCTAGTCGACCGTGGCCAGTGGAAAAGCTAAAGTAACCGTTCACGGCCTTAGCTGCGGAGCAGTCTGGGGGCGGTTTGGTTTTGGAGTTGAGCGCGACTCGATTCGAGCAGGAAGGCGAAGAAGTTGCGGTGCTGCTTCTTACAGGTGGCGATGGCGGTCCACATCCGTTCGTGGTAGCGCTGGCCCGCTTCGCCGCGCGTGCCTTGGGTGATCTTGCGGTCGA
The window above is part of the Pirellulales bacterium genome. Proteins encoded here:
- a CDS encoding IS66 family transposase, with amino-acid sequence DRKITQGTRGEAGQRYHERMWTAIATCKKQHRNFFAFLLESSRAQLQNQTAPRLLRS